Sequence from the Armatimonadota bacterium genome:
CCAGCGGCGTCGTGGGCGCGATCCAGGGATCAATGACCCCTGCGCGCGCAATCGTGGCCCATCCATGCGTAAGGTTCCACCAGGCCAGGGGCGCCAGCACAGTCGCTCCTGCCAGAACTGCCAGATACGGACTAGGGGTGCTCAACCATCGGCGCCCCGAGGGCGTGGCCAGGACGAACCCTGCCAGGGAGAGCGCGAGCGCACCGCCGGCGAGCTTGCTCTGGATGACCAACCCGATCGCGGCACCTGCGGCCGGCCACGCCCATCGGCTACCGCGTGTGGCCTCCCACATCAGCAGCATCGCCAGTAACCAGAAGAACCCGAACGGTCCATCCGGGGCCGCGATGATGCCGCCGACCGCGAATGCGGGCAGGATCGCAAAGAGCACCGCCGCACGCAGTCCGGCCGAGGGCCCGAAGAGACCGCGCGCCAGCGCGTAGATGGTCAGTGTGGACGCGGCGCCCAGCATCAGGGGGAAGAACCGGACCGCCGGCACCGAGTCGCCCAGCAGGCGCGTGCTTGCGGCCACGAGGCCCGCGATCATAGGTGGATGGTCCGGGTAGCCCCACATCAGGTGCCTGGACCAGACCCAGTAGTGGGCTTCGTCGTCCAGGATCGGCACACCGAAGGCCGCGGCGGTTCTGATCAGCGTGGAAACGATGATGACGGCCAGCAGACCCCGGGTAGAGGCGTCCATTTTCACAGTTCTCACGCTGATCTTCCGGCGCGCAGGACTGCCTGGCGCATCACCCGATTGAGCATTTCAGCGGTCAGCCTTCCGGTCTGGGTGTTCTGACGGCTCGGATGATAAGAAGCGAGCAGTACAATCGGACGAGCGCCCGGCCCAGCGACCGGTCGCGCTACTGGCCCAGCACGTGGCCGCGCGATCAGGGCCGCCGCCCCGTGCGCGAACACGGGCCGCGGATGCGGCCGCTGCCATTCGAGGTCCGCGGCCGCGCGCAGCACCGCATCAAACGCAACCCGCCCTAGCGCGACGATCACCCGCAGGCCACGCAGAAGCCGGAGCTCCTGGGCCAGGAACACACGGCAGGCATCCAGTTCCTCTGGGAGCGGCCTGTTACCCGGCGGCGCGCATCGGGCCGCGGAGGCAAGATACGCGAAGCGCAGACGCAGCCCATCGTCGCGGTGCTCCGAGGTGGGCTGGGAGGCCAGGCCTGCCCGGTGCAGCGCCGCGGTCAGGAACTCCCCGGAGCCGTCGCCGGTGAACATGCGCCCGGTACGGTTGGCGCCGTGCGCGGCCGGGGCGAGGCCTACCAGCAGGATGCGGGCGCGCGGATCACCGACCCCGGGCACCGGCCGGCCCCAATAGTCCCACGAGCTGTACTTCGGCCTGCGCAGCCGGGCTACGGCTTCCCTGTAGGCCACGAGCCGCGGGCATCGGCGGCATGCAACAATGGCGGAGTTGAGCGCGGCGAGAGATGAATAGCGGGCCATGGCTTCCTTGACGCTAGTTTTCGCACGGACCTATAATATTCCTTGCCGTCTTCGTGGGCGGTTAGCTCAGTGGAAGAGCGCATCCTTCACACGGATGAGGCCGCAGGTTCAAAACCTGCACCGCCCACCACCCCTGGAGGTTCGTGATGACTGACCCACGCCTCGCCAGACTCGCTGACGTATTGATTCACTACTCCCTGAAGGTGCGGCCGGGCCAGCTCGTCCGCGTCTCCGGCCCGGCGCTGGCCGCGCCGCTCATTGCCGAGGCGTATCGAACGGCCCTGGAGGCCGGCGCGCACGTCCACACGCGCGTAAACGTTGATGGCCTCGACGAGCTGTTCTTCAAGAAGGCCACCGATGAGCAGTTGAGGTTCGTCTCTCCCTTGCTTGAGTACGAGGTCGAAAGGATTGACGCCGAACTTGGGATCTGGGCGCACTACAACACCCGGTCCCTGACCGGCGTTGACCCTGCCCGCCAGGCCATCCGCCGCGAGGCAACCCGCGCGTTGAACCGGCGGTTCCTCGAGCGAGCCGCGGAAGGAGCGCTGCGCTGGTGCGGCACCCAGTATCCCACGCACGCCGACGCCCAGGACGCCGAGATGTCGCTGTCCGAATACGAGGAGTTCGTGTTTGGCGCGGGCCTGATCGACCATCCTGATCCTGTCGCGGCATGGGAGAAGGTGCAGCGGGAGCAGGAGCGCATCGTGCGCTTGCTGGAGACGAGAGACGAGCTGCGGCTGACGGGCCCGGACGTTGACCTTACCGTGCGCACCGGGGGCCGCCGGTGGATCAACGCGGCGGGCGAGCACAACTTCCCCGACGGCGAGGTCTTCACCGCACCGCTTGAGAACGCCACGGCCGGCCGTGTGCGGTTCTCGTTTCCGGCCATCTACAGCGGGCGGGAGGTGCATGGGATCACCTTGACCTTCTCCGAAGGGCGCGTGGTTGAGGCAACGGCCGAGAAGGGCGAGGAGTTCCTGCGCGCGATGCTGGATCTCGACGCCGGAGCGCGCGTGCTCGGGGAGTTCGCCTTCGGTCTGAACTACGGCATTGCCCGGTTCACGAAGAACATCCTGTTCGACGAGAAGATCGGGGGCACCGTGCACCTGGCCGTGGGCGCGGCCTATCCCGAGACCGGAGGCACCAACACCTCAGGGCTGCACTGGGACATGATCTGTGACATGCGGGCCGGGAGCGAGGTCTGGGCCGACGGCGAGGTGATCTACCGGAACGGGTCCTTCGTGGTATAGGGGCGGGCTCGCTACGAGCGCTCGATGTCCTCTATCAGCTCATCAAACAGCAGGCGGGTTTCCTCCCTGACCTGATCGGCCATCTCGGCGTAGCGCTGGTGTTCCATTGCCTTGGTATGGATGTTGTTCAGCATGTTGGCTTCGATCTCGCGCAGGAACGCGACGACGTCGCTTCGCGGGAACTCGCCGAACTCCCTGTTCCTGAGCCGGCGCACGAACTCGTCGAAGTCCCGCATCTCGACCTGACAGAGCTGCTCGTAGATCTCCCATAGCCGCTCAGTCATCACGAACTCCCAAGACAGTTCTTGTGGCGATGTTCGCGCGTGCCCTCTGTATTCCTTCATGCCAGACTGCGGTCCGGCGCTGCCGCACCTACCTACCCACCCACCGCCCTGGTGCGGAAGCGGCCGGGTTTGCTACAATGAGATCGGCCGGGCCGGCGTAGCTCAGTGGTAGAGCAGCGCACTCGTAATGCGCAGGTCACGAGTTCGAATCTCGTCGCCGGCTCCAGGATTGGATTTCAGTCACTGCCCTCCTGCCAGTCACCCTCCTGCTAGCCGATCTTTCCCCTCGTGGCGCCCGCAGATTGCGCGCAGGGCGTGCTCGTCCCCAGCGAGAATGGGTACAATAAGGGCGGGTAGAAGTGCGGAGCCTGCCGATGACTATGGTAGGGTGCGGAGTTTCGCGAAAGGCTCCAGGCAGGAAGTCCGGTGCCCACGACGTATTAGGATGAACGGTCAAGATGTCAGGCACGTCATAGCGGGTATTGCGCGATTTCCAGGCAGATAGGGAACAGATTGCGCGACCAGGCCGTTAAACGTAATGCAATGCTTGCTTCGCGGGGGTAATGCGATCATCCTGAGGGAGGGATTACGATGAGCGCCATCCTCGCGAAAGACATCAAGAGGGCGAAGGCATTTCACAGCAACCCCCCCGGTTGGTCTGTTGAGCCATCAGGTGCTGAGGAGATCATGACTGCACGATTTCTGTTTGCCGACCCTTCGTTTCTTACGGGCATGGCTCGTGTGCTTGACTTGACGGGCCAGTTCGACGAGTACAACACGAGCATCACACCCGAGGAAGCCGACGCAAGAGCATTCTGGAGTGACTGGATTGTGGTCGGTCATGACTTGAGGGATGCGTTCGAGCGATTCTCCGCACAATCTTCTGGGCCTGCGGAAGTCAACACGCATCGCGCTGGCTCTCGACACGAGCAAACACTTCTGCCGCTGCGGCGGTGAGTGCATTAGAACTGCGGCGTCATACCGGGTTCACCGTGGGCGACGAAGATACGCGTAGGGACGAGGCTGCAGAGAGGGCTGGTACCGGCCCGGCGGAGGTTCAGCGAGCACCCGCCGCCGGCACTGCGCAACAGCCTGTATCAGCGCACAAAGGACAAGTAGTGAGGCTGATGGAGGCAACTTACGCCGGGCCTCTTCCGCCTCCTGATATGTTGGAGCAGTATAATCGTGCCTTTCCTGGCTGTGCCGAGCGCATTGTCAAGATGGCCGAAGAGCAAGGGCATCATCGTCAGGCGCTTGAGAGGGTTGTCATCGAATCGAAGATTCAGAACGAGAGGCGAGGCCAGTGGTTCGCGTTCATCCTCGGTATGGCCGGCATTGCTGGAGCGGTTTACCTCGTCACCATCGGGAAATCTCTCGAAGGCTTCGGTGTCTTTCTGCTTAGCCTCGGCAGTCTTGTCGGCGCATTCCTTGTCGCACAGCGCCGGCAGGCGAGGGAGTTAGAAGACAAGCGCAGAGACATCGAGGCCGCCCGCGCGCGCGGTGGATGACCTCCCGCAGCATCAGTCTGTCAGACTTCTCTCCATCGCCGAAGCTGCGCTGATGTAGTCGCCTTCCTGTTCGCTTCCACGCCCAGGCGCCCCAGCTCTGAGCGACCTGGACCGATGGCGGGCAGGAGACCGCCGGCAATCACCGGGACACCGGAGCCTGTGGGTGCTTGGCCAAAGAGACCCAGTTTACGTTCCGTCTCCAAACAGGGCATGATATACCCACTGTGGTGACGAATCGTCAAGTCCAGGCGCTCACAACCGAGGATTTCCTCGCGCAACACCCGGTATTCACGCTGGAGCAACTGGCTGGCGCCATGGGCCGGGGGAAGGACACCGCAGCGGCCCTGGAACGGGTCAAGCACCATCTGCGCCAGGGGCGCCTGAAGCGGGTGGCCAAGGAGCTCTACGCGGCGGTGCCTCGCGGGATGTCTTCCGATGATTTCGTCCCGGATCGCTACCTCGTCGCCGCCGCCGCCCGAGCGGACGGGATCCTGTCCCACCATGCCGCGCTCGAACTTCTCGGCGTGGCGCACAGCGAGGCGAACGTGTGCACGGCGCTCTGCTCCGCCAGACGGTTCCAATCCGGGTTGGAAGCGGGGGGATCCGGTTCCTTCCCCATCCCACGGCTCTTCGTCGAGCGCGGGCCGAGCGTCTCGGTGTGCGGCGCCAGGAGCGAATGGGGAGACCCCTCCACGTCACGGGGCCAGAGCGCACACTCGTCGATGGCTTCCGCCAGCCTCGCCTCGTAGGGGGAGTGGAGGAACTCGTCGAATCCGCCGCGGGCTTCGGGGTGCTCGACCTGGATCTCCTGGAGGAAGTCCTGGCGGTCTGCCGGCAGAAGGCCCTGTGGGCGTGCGTGGGCTGGTTCCTCGAGCGGCACCGAGAGCGGTTCTTCGTGCCCGAGGGGGTTCTGGCCCGCCTCGAAGGGAAGCGGCCGCGTTCCCCGCACTACGTGCCGCGGGGACGGCGCGGCGGCGTGCTGTCCCGGCGGTGGAACCTGGTCCTGCCTGAGGGTCTGTCCCGGGGCTGGGAAGGCGCATGAACGTCGAGCGAGCAACGCTGGGCCGGCTGGTGGCCGAGACCGAGTTCGCCATGCAGCGGCCCACGCTCGAAGGCGGAGCCGGGCACGGAGGAGGCTGGATGCCGGTGGGAGCACCCGATGAATGAAGGAGCGGGGGCGGCGTCTAACTATCGCTTACGGCGAGCCGGGGCTCGCGCTGCTTGCTTGTCCCTCGGCGTCTCCCCGCAAGTTAGGCGTCTCCATCCGGGTCGCGAAACGATGCAGGGATCTCGATGACCACGGAGTCCAGAGGCCGCGACCTCTTCATCGTGGACAACAGCGTCTCTGGCCGGACGGGGCTTCGCTACCTCGAGGAATGGTCCGGCATCGGCAAGGCGCTCGACATCGCCACGGGATGCGCCGAGATTGGTGCCCTGCTCGCCCTTGACGGAAAGCGGCAGCCTCTGGACAAGATCCGGGTCCTGATGGGCGCAGAGACGACACACCGTACCCGCAAGGCCTTCCTTGAAGCCGTGCGCTCGCGTCCCAGCGATTCTCGAGGCGCTCCGGTCGCGCCAGATCGAATACCAATCTCGTCGCCGGCTCCAGGGAGTGCGGGATAGATCCCAGCCCCTTCACCCCCGCTGGCTGTCGAGCACGCGTGACCTGCTTCACGCATTCCACCGGCCGACGGCGAACCTAAACCGTCCGGTTTCATTCCTTGTCGAACTTATGACCGTTGCCCTTGTGGGCGTTGCCAAGGTTGAGACCACAGAAGATGAACGCGAAGACGGCATTGCTGCTAACCCGGAGGGCGTTCGTCAGGCCGCTGGGGCTGGCGCTGGGGGGCCTGGGGCTGGGGAGTGTGTGGCTTTGGGACTCCGGATCGCACCGGCAACTGTGGCCGGGCGTACAGCAGGCCGGGGCCACCCAACCCGAGGCCATGCGGGCAGGAGATTGGGACGCACGAACCTCATGGTCTCGGTGGTCGGGTTCGGGGGAGGGGTCATCGGTTTCCCGTAGCAGATACCCGTACTGCAAGAAGCGATCAAAGGTGCGCGGGAAAGGGTCTACATTGCCACCAAGACCCAACAGCGTCTGGCCGAAGGCGCGGCACGCGAAATAGAGGAGAGCCTCAGACGGCTTCAGGTCCAGAAGATAGACTTGCTTCAGATGCACGCTGTAGGGTCCTTTGTGGGGCTGGAGGCCATTCTTCATCCAGGCCGCGGCACCTTGCTCGCCGCGCGCGAGTTCCAGAGGCAGGGCAAGATCGGGTTCGTCAGGATCACGGCAGCCCACAGCCCCATTGACAGCAGAGAGCCGCGCCCCCCGGAGGTCATCCAGCAAGAGCTCGCGGTAATGGCCGAGGCGGTCCGGACCGATCAGCTCGATACCATGATGCTGAGCTACCACATCGAGTGGCAGGGGGAGCCGGTTCGGCGGCTCATC
This genomic interval carries:
- a CDS encoding uracil-DNA glycosylase; its protein translation is MARYSSLAALNSAIVACRRCPRLVAYREAVARLRRPKYSSWDYWGRPVPGVGDPRARILLVGLAPAAHGANRTGRMFTGDGSGEFLTAALHRAGLASQPTSEHRDDGLRLRFAYLASAARCAPPGNRPLPEELDACRVFLAQELRLLRGLRVIVALGRVAFDAVLRAAADLEWQRPHPRPVFAHGAAALIARPRAGPVARPVAGPGARPIVLLASYHPSRQNTQTGRLTAEMLNRVMRQAVLRAGRSA
- a CDS encoding aminopeptidase → MTDPRLARLADVLIHYSLKVRPGQLVRVSGPALAAPLIAEAYRTALEAGAHVHTRVNVDGLDELFFKKATDEQLRFVSPLLEYEVERIDAELGIWAHYNTRSLTGVDPARQAIRREATRALNRRFLERAAEGALRWCGTQYPTHADAQDAEMSLSEYEEFVFGAGLIDHPDPVAAWEKVQREQERIVRLLETRDELRLTGPDVDLTVRTGGRRWINAAGEHNFPDGEVFTAPLENATAGRVRFSFPAIYSGREVHGITLTFSEGRVVEATAEKGEEFLRAMLDLDAGARVLGEFAFGLNYGIARFTKNILFDEKIGGTVHLAVGAAYPETGGTNTSGLHWDMICDMRAGSEVWADGEVIYRNGSFVV
- a CDS encoding DUF2335 domain-containing protein; its protein translation is MRLMEATYAGPLPPPDMLEQYNRAFPGCAERIVKMAEEQGHHRQALERVVIESKIQNERRGQWFAFILGMAGIAGAVYLVTIGKSLEGFGVFLLSLGSLVGAFLVAQRRQARELEDKRRDIEAARARGG
- a CDS encoding aldo/keto reductase, producing the protein MPVLQEAIKGARERVYIATKTQQRLAEGAAREIEESLRRLQVQKIDLLQMHAVGSFVGLEAILHPGRGTLLAAREFQRQGKIGFVRITAAHSPIDSREPRPPEVIQQELAVMAEAVRTDQLDTMMLSYHIEWQGEPVRRLIELARERDVGVIVKRPLSVGRLMAQYGASRLIRFVLENPDVHTAIPGMARIEHVYEDVPRGYEA